AAGCCATTGACCAAGCACAGATTGGCCTGCAGGAGAACGACATTCTTATTCTTTGTCAGAAGATCGTCTCCAAAGCGGAAGGGGCAGTGGTCGATCTCAAAACCATTGAGCCTTCGGCCTTTGCGCTGCAAATCGCTGCGCAATGGGACAAAGATCCACGCGCCGTTGAGGTTGTCTTGCGTGAAAGTAGTCGTATCGTGCGCATGAAAAATGGCGTCGTCATCACCGAAACCAAGCATGGCTGGGTATGTGCCAATGCGGGGATGGATGAATCGAACAGCATTGGCGATGATATTGCTATTCTTCTGCCGAAAGACATTGACGGATCGGCACGCGCGCTGCGCTTGACGCTACAAGAACAACGTAAAGTCACGATTGGCGTGATTATCACAGATACGTTTGGTCGTCCGTGGCGAGATGGCTTAGTCGAGTTTGCCCTCGGCGTATCAGGACTTGACCCACTTCTTGACCTGCGTGGGGACACCGACCTGCGTGGGCGTGAACTGCATCATACCGTCGTTGCAGTTGCCGATGAGCTTGCAGCAGCGGCTGGATTGTTAATGGAGAAAGGCGCAGGGGTCCCCGCGGTTATCATCAGAGGCTACAAATTCGTTCCAGCGGATAGCGATAGTAA
This genomic window from Deltaproteobacteria bacterium contains:
- the cofE gene encoding coenzyme F420-0:L-glutamate ligase, which encodes MMNTISIIPIPGIPAITPGDNLPAILLKAIDQAQIGLQENDILILCQKIVSKAEGAVVDLKTIEPSAFALQIAAQWDKDPRAVEVVLRESSRIVRMKNGVVITETKHGWVCANAGMDESNSIGDDIAILLPKDIDGSARALRLTLQEQRKVTIGVIITDTFGRPWRDGLVEFALGVSGLDPLLDLRGDTDLRGRELHHTVVAVADELAAAAGLLMEKGAGVPAVIIRGYKFVPADSDSKKLIRPAEADLFR